A genomic segment from Lutibacter sp. A80 encodes:
- a CDS encoding TlpA disulfide reductase family protein has translation MKKIITLIAILAIVSCKQEAKIDYAILSGKITNTKVNKLTFNNTNSNIKEIIKVTDEGEFKDTLSVTSGYYILSDGKNKSTLYLEPGNEVTINFDASDFENTLELSGPGSEISNYLISKNKKFKELIGTGTDVYLLEETAYKTKFNEIKTVSEELLEASEGISEDFKEKEKRNIYYSYLSFISKYELYHSHYAKKKDFKVSDEFLNELETLDYNNEEDFIFSKNYENLVNTHYQKEAKKLAEKESIPEDIAYLKVAANIPNETIKNKLVYVNSIYGITYTTELEEFYSLFMAASTNEANKKEITESYNKLKTVAKGQPSPKFENYENFNGGTTSLDDLKGKFVYVDVWATWCGPCIAEIPSLKEVEAKYHNKNIEFVSISVDAEKDYEKWKTMVEEEDLKGIQLFSDKSWKSDFVTGYLIKGIPRFILIDPNGNIVNSNAPRPSSEKLIELFDENNI, from the coding sequence AAAAAAATAATAACATTAATAGCAATTTTAGCAATTGTTTCCTGTAAACAAGAAGCAAAGATTGATTATGCAATTTTATCTGGTAAGATAACAAATACTAAGGTTAATAAATTAACATTTAATAATACAAATAGTAATATTAAAGAAATAATTAAAGTTACAGATGAAGGCGAGTTTAAAGACACTTTATCAGTTACATCAGGTTATTATATTCTTTCTGATGGTAAAAATAAGTCAACACTATATTTAGAACCAGGTAACGAAGTGACAATTAATTTTGATGCAAGTGATTTTGAAAATACCTTAGAATTATCAGGGCCAGGATCTGAAATAAGTAATTATTTAATTAGTAAAAATAAAAAGTTTAAAGAATTAATAGGTACAGGTACCGATGTTTATTTATTAGAAGAAACTGCTTACAAAACTAAATTTAATGAAATTAAAACAGTATCTGAAGAATTGTTAGAGGCTTCAGAAGGAATATCTGAAGATTTTAAAGAGAAAGAAAAAAGAAATATTTACTATTCATATTTAAGTTTTATAAGTAAATATGAATTATACCATTCACATTATGCTAAAAAGAAAGATTTTAAAGTTTCTGATGAATTCTTAAATGAGTTAGAAACATTAGATTATAATAATGAAGAAGATTTTATATTTTCTAAAAATTATGAAAATCTTGTAAATACTCATTATCAAAAAGAAGCTAAAAAATTAGCAGAAAAAGAATCAATACCTGAAGATATTGCCTATTTAAAAGTTGCAGCTAATATTCCTAATGAAACTATAAAAAACAAGTTAGTTTATGTAAACTCTATTTATGGGATAACTTACACAACTGAATTAGAAGAGTTTTATAGCTTATTTATGGCTGCTTCAACAAATGAAGCCAATAAAAAAGAAATTACAGAAAGTTATAATAAACTAAAAACTGTTGCTAAAGGTCAGCCTTCTCCAAAATTCGAAAATTATGAGAATTTTAATGGAGGTACAACTTCTTTAGATGATTTAAAAGGAAAATTTGTTTATGTAGATGTTTGGGCTACCTGGTGTGGACCTTGTATAGCTGAAATTCCATCTTTAAAAGAAGTAGAAGCTAAATACCATAATAAAAATATAGAATTTGTAAGTATTTCTGTAGATGCTGAAAAGGATTATGAAAAATGGAAAACAATGGTTGAAGAAGAGGATTTAAAAGGTATACAATTATTTTCAGATAAAAGTTGGAAATCTGATTTTGTTACAGGTTATTTAATAAAAGGTATTCCTCGTTTTATTTTAATAGATCCTAATGGAAATATTGTAAATTCTAATGCTCCAAGACCTTCAAGCGAAAAGTTAATTGAGTTATTTGACGAAAATAATATTTAA
- a CDS encoding NAD(P)H-hydrate dehydratase, translated as MFILNSHQISAADKATITTNNISSIDLMEHAAKQCFNWLHTQLQGENIKIHIFCGIGNNGGDGLVIARYLYKNGYDVDCYIVNFSEKRTKEFLINYDRLKELGKWPIIINDEHNFPEISSKDIIIDAIFGNGLTRPPENFTKKLINHINNTNAFTLAIDLPSGLPSDVAILDKNAVLKATHTLTFQTPKLAFLLPDNSNFINTWEVIDIGLDLNFINNLKPNLHYILKNDILQLYKPRTKWSHKGSFGHSLIIGGSFGKIGAATLSTKAALKIGSGLVTSYIPKCGYPILQIAVPEAMVEVDNDIALEYFNFKTKATVIAVGPGIGTLDKTAIGFEKFIKTNKVPLVIDADALNLLSQNKTLLNYLPKNTVLTPHPKELERLIGPWKNDFEKLEKISVFSKKFGLIIVLKGAHTVIVNNATMYFNSTGNPALATAGSGDVLTGIITGLIAQKYEPINAAILGVYLHGKTADIAISKTGYETFTASSILKFLPNALLDLFYKNEPIEESKENES; from the coding sequence ATGTTTATACTCAACTCACATCAAATTTCTGCTGCTGATAAAGCTACCATTACAACTAATAACATTTCTTCAATAGATTTAATGGAACACGCAGCTAAACAATGTTTTAATTGGCTGCACACCCAACTACAAGGTGAAAATATTAAAATCCATATATTTTGTGGAATTGGGAATAATGGTGGTGATGGATTAGTTATTGCTCGTTATTTATACAAAAATGGATATGATGTAGACTGTTATATTGTTAATTTTAGCGAAAAAAGAACTAAAGAATTTTTAATAAATTATGATAGATTAAAAGAGCTAGGTAAATGGCCTATTATTATTAATGATGAGCATAATTTTCCTGAAATTTCTTCTAAAGATATTATAATTGATGCCATTTTTGGAAACGGCCTAACAAGACCTCCTGAAAATTTCACTAAAAAATTAATTAATCATATAAATAACACCAACGCCTTTACTTTAGCCATAGATTTACCATCTGGACTTCCTAGCGATGTTGCTATACTTGATAAAAATGCTGTATTAAAAGCAACACATACACTTACTTTTCAAACACCAAAATTAGCATTTTTACTACCAGATAACAGCAATTTTATTAATACTTGGGAAGTAATTGATATTGGTCTTGATTTAAATTTTATCAATAATTTAAAACCAAACCTACATTATATTCTTAAAAATGATATTTTACAATTATACAAACCTAGAACTAAATGGTCTCATAAAGGCTCTTTTGGTCATTCTCTTATAATTGGAGGAAGTTTTGGTAAAATTGGTGCAGCTACCCTATCAACAAAAGCAGCTTTAAAAATTGGTAGCGGACTAGTAACTAGTTATATTCCAAAATGTGGTTATCCTATTTTACAAATAGCAGTTCCTGAAGCTATGGTTGAAGTAGATAATGACATTGCTTTGGAATACTTTAATTTTAAAACAAAAGCTACAGTTATTGCAGTTGGCCCTGGTATAGGTACTCTTGATAAAACGGCTATTGGCTTTGAAAAATTTATCAAAACAAATAAAGTACCATTAGTAATTGATGCAGATGCTTTAAATTTATTATCTCAAAATAAAACACTCTTAAATTATTTACCAAAAAATACGGTATTAACTCCACACCCTAAAGAACTAGAGCGTTTAATTGGACCTTGGAAAAATGATTTTGAAAAATTAGAAAAAATTAGTGTTTTTTCAAAAAAATTCGGACTTATTATTGTTCTAAAAGGTGCACACACAGTTATTGTAAATAACGCAACAATGTATTTTAATTCAACAGGAAACCCTGCCTTAGCTACAGCAGGAAGTGGTGATGTTTTAACCGGAATAATAACTGGCTTAATTGCTCAAAAATACGAACCAATTAATGCTGCAATTTTAGGTGTATATTTACATGGAAAAACTGCTGATATTGCAATTTCAAAAACGGGCTATGAAACGTTTACAGCTTCATCAATTTTAAAATTTTTACCAAATGCATTATTAGATTTATTTTATAAAAATGAACCTATAGAAGAAAGTAAAGAAAATGAGAGTTAA
- a CDS encoding acetyl-CoA carboxylase carboxyltransferase subunit alpha gives MEYLEFELPIKELEEQLTKCELIGKESDVDVTESCKNIEKKLLKTKTDIYKNLTAWQRVQLSRHPNRPYTLDYINYLTNGTFMELHGDRTVKDDKAMIGGLGKIGDQSFMFIGQQKGYNTKTRQYRNFGMSNPEGYRKALRLMKMAEKFGIPVITLLDTPGAYPGLEAEERGQGEAIARNILEMTRLKTPIITIVIGEGASGGAVGIGVGDRVYMMENTWYSVISPESCSSILWRSWEHKEKAADALKLTANDMKKQKLIDGIIKEPLGGAHFDREGAFKEVEKTILKAFKELKDLTPTDLVTKRMDKYIQMGEFKG, from the coding sequence ATGGAATATTTAGAATTTGAATTACCAATAAAAGAATTAGAAGAACAACTTACGAAGTGCGAATTAATTGGTAAAGAAAGTGATGTAGATGTAACAGAAAGTTGCAAAAACATCGAAAAAAAATTGCTAAAAACAAAAACCGATATATATAAAAACCTTACTGCTTGGCAAAGAGTTCAACTATCTAGACATCCAAACAGACCATACACTTTAGATTATATAAACTACCTAACCAATGGTACTTTTATGGAATTACACGGTGATAGAACTGTTAAAGACGATAAAGCTATGATTGGAGGTTTAGGTAAAATAGGAGATCAATCCTTTATGTTTATTGGCCAACAAAAAGGCTATAATACCAAAACACGTCAATATAGAAACTTTGGAATGTCTAATCCTGAAGGATATAGAAAAGCTTTAAGACTTATGAAAATGGCTGAAAAATTTGGAATTCCTGTTATTACTCTATTAGATACACCAGGAGCATATCCTGGTTTAGAAGCAGAAGAACGCGGCCAAGGTGAAGCAATTGCTCGTAATATTTTAGAAATGACACGCCTAAAAACACCTATTATTACAATAGTAATTGGTGAAGGTGCATCCGGTGGTGCTGTAGGAATTGGAGTTGGTGATAGAGTTTATATGATGGAAAACACCTGGTATTCTGTAATATCTCCTGAATCTTGTTCTTCAATTTTATGGAGAAGTTGGGAGCATAAAGAAAAAGCGGCTGATGCGCTTAAACTGACCGCAAATGATATGAAAAAACAAAAATTAATTGACGGTATTATAAAAGAGCCTCTTGGAGGAGCTCATTTTGATAGAGAAGGTGCGTTTAAAGAAGTTGAAAAAACTATCTTAAAAGCTTTTAAAGAACTTAAAGATTTAACACCTACAGACTTAGTTACTAAACGTATGGATAAATACATTCAAATGGGTGAATTTAAAGGTTAA
- a CDS encoding DMT family transporter, whose product MPKTNLKNYLHLHFIVFIWGFTAVLGALITIDAIPLVWYRMGLAVIVLFIYFLIKKKSLKVPPKTLLKFFIGGVLIALHWIAFFTAIKVSNVSIALVSMSTGALFTSFIEPIFFKRRINYTEFIFGLIVISGLYIIFNVENDYTLGIIYALIASLLSALFTVINGLFVKKNDGSVISFYQLLFGVLFITVYILFSTGFTAKDFTVTTNDIIYLIILSTICTAYAFIISIDIMKYLTPFTVMLTINLEPVYGIILAVLIFGESEKMNPQFYLGAAIIFVTVIVNGILKNKKST is encoded by the coding sequence ATGCCAAAAACTAACTTAAAAAACTATTTACATCTCCACTTTATAGTTTTTATTTGGGGATTTACAGCCGTTTTAGGAGCACTAATAACTATTGATGCAATTCCTTTAGTTTGGTATAGAATGGGACTAGCTGTTATAGTTCTATTTATATATTTTTTAATTAAAAAGAAGAGCTTAAAAGTACCTCCAAAAACACTTTTAAAATTTTTTATTGGTGGAGTATTAATAGCCTTGCATTGGATTGCTTTTTTTACAGCTATAAAAGTTTCTAATGTATCTATAGCATTAGTTTCTATGAGTACAGGTGCTTTATTTACTTCATTTATTGAACCTATTTTTTTTAAGCGAAGAATAAATTATACTGAATTTATTTTTGGACTTATAGTTATTTCTGGGTTATATATAATTTTTAATGTAGAAAACGATTATACTCTTGGAATAATATATGCTTTAATTGCATCGCTCCTTTCTGCCCTATTTACAGTAATTAATGGTCTATTTGTAAAGAAAAACGATGGAAGTGTTATCTCTTTCTATCAACTACTTTTTGGAGTTCTTTTTATTACTGTATACATTTTATTTTCTACTGGATTTACAGCTAAAGATTTTACAGTAACAACCAACGATATTATTTATTTAATTATTTTAAGTACTATTTGTACAGCATATGCTTTTATAATTTCTATAGATATTATGAAATACCTTACTCCTTTTACAGTAATGCTTACTATAAATCTAGAACCCGTTTATGGAATTATACTTGCTGTATTAATTTTTGGTGAATCTGAAAAAATGAATCCCCAATTTTATTTAGGAGCTGCAATAATTTTTGTAACTGTAATTGTTAATGGAATATTAAAAAATAAAAAAAGTACGTAA
- a CDS encoding LptF/LptG family permease: protein MRIIDKYILTKFLSSFALVLILLLPIAIAIDISEKVDKFLRHADLSVTEIIKDYYIHFIVIFGNTFMPLALFIAVIFFTSKLSSNTEIIAIHSAKISFTRFLKPYFIGATLVTLLALGMNHFVVPSSNKIFNEFSKKYLKTKKYNQNHLTNINLQLDSNDYIYLKSYNLGTKQGQKFTYEKFEGTKLKYKLMAENIRWIEKDTVFRLNTYRKRFLLEDRDSIEQGIKLDTLLAFMPNDLVNIDDLAKEMTSIKLYDYIEQSRQRGVGNLNTYLVEFHKRTSLPISTYILTFIAVCLAAKKRRGGMGINLAIGITLMFVYVFFLKIVEVLGAGAETNAFVMVWLPNIFFGGLAVYLYFKNAKN from the coding sequence TTGAGAATAATAGATAAATACATACTTACAAAATTTCTTTCTTCCTTTGCTTTGGTACTAATATTACTATTACCAATTGCAATTGCCATAGATATTTCTGAAAAAGTAGATAAATTTTTACGCCATGCAGATTTATCAGTAACAGAAATTATAAAAGATTATTACATTCATTTTATTGTAATATTTGGAAACACCTTTATGCCTCTGGCTTTATTTATAGCTGTTATTTTTTTCACTTCTAAATTATCCTCCAACACAGAAATTATAGCAATACATTCAGCTAAAATTTCTTTTACTCGATTTTTAAAACCTTATTTTATTGGGGCTACTTTAGTTACCCTATTAGCTTTAGGAATGAATCACTTTGTTGTTCCTAGCAGTAATAAAATTTTTAATGAATTCAGTAAAAAATATTTAAAAACAAAAAAATACAATCAAAACCATTTAACCAATATTAATTTACAGCTTGATTCTAATGACTATATCTACTTAAAAAGTTATAATTTAGGTACTAAACAAGGTCAAAAGTTTACTTATGAAAAATTTGAAGGCACTAAATTAAAATATAAGTTAATGGCTGAAAATATTAGATGGATAGAGAAAGATACCGTTTTTAGACTAAATACCTATAGAAAAAGATTCCTCTTAGAAGATAGAGACTCAATAGAACAAGGTATAAAGTTAGACACCTTACTTGCCTTTATGCCAAATGATTTAGTTAATATTGATGACCTTGCTAAAGAAATGACATCCATTAAATTATATGATTATATAGAGCAATCTAGACAACGTGGAGTTGGTAATTTAAACACCTACTTGGTTGAATTCCATAAAAGAACTAGTTTACCTATTTCAACATACATTCTAACTTTTATTGCCGTTTGTTTAGCTGCAAAAAAACGAAGAGGTGGTATGGGTATAAATTTAGCTATTGGAATAACCTTAATGTTTGTATATGTATTCTTCTTAAAAATTGTTGAAGTTTTAGGTGCTGGTGCAGAAACAAATGCTTTTGTAATGGTTTGGCTTCCTAACATATTTTTTGGAGGACTAGCAGTATACTTATACTTTAAAAATGCCAAAAACTAA
- the tgt gene encoding tRNA guanosine(34) transglycosylase Tgt, giving the protein MQFELKSKDAQSKARAGIITTDHGTIETPIFMPVGTVGTVKGVHQTELKNEINPDIILGNTYHLYLRPQTKILEKAGGLHKFMNWDRNILTDSGGYQVYSLSGRRKIKEEGVKFKSHIDGSYHTFTPENVMEIQRSIGADIIMAFDECTPYPCEYNYAKRSMHMTHRWLKRCITHLEKTPFKYNYSQAFFPIVQGSTYKDLRKQSAEFIASVGAEGNAIGGLSVGEPAEEMYEMTEVVTAILPEDKPRYLMGVGTPINILENIALGIDMFDCVMPTRNARNGMLFTAHGTINIKNKKWEDDFSAIDEMGITYVDTLYSKAYLRHLFVAKELLGKQIASIHNLGFYLWLVREARKHILAGDFTEWKNRMVKQMDKRL; this is encoded by the coding sequence ATGCAATTTGAACTAAAAAGTAAAGACGCTCAAAGCAAAGCAAGAGCTGGTATTATAACCACAGACCACGGTACTATTGAAACTCCAATTTTTATGCCTGTTGGTACAGTTGGAACAGTAAAAGGTGTGCACCAAACAGAACTAAAAAACGAAATAAATCCTGATATAATATTAGGAAACACCTATCACTTATATTTACGACCACAAACTAAAATTTTAGAAAAAGCTGGTGGTTTACATAAATTTATGAACTGGGATCGTAATATCTTAACCGATAGTGGTGGCTACCAAGTTTATTCTCTTTCTGGAAGAAGAAAAATAAAAGAAGAAGGCGTAAAATTTAAAAGTCATATAGATGGTTCATACCACACTTTTACACCTGAAAACGTAATGGAAATTCAACGCTCAATTGGCGCTGATATTATTATGGCTTTTGATGAATGTACACCCTACCCTTGCGAATATAATTATGCAAAACGCTCTATGCATATGACACATAGATGGTTAAAACGCTGTATTACACATTTAGAAAAAACACCGTTTAAATACAATTACAGTCAAGCATTTTTCCCTATTGTACAAGGAAGTACTTATAAAGATTTAAGAAAACAATCTGCCGAATTTATTGCATCGGTTGGTGCTGAAGGAAATGCTATTGGTGGACTTTCAGTTGGAGAACCAGCAGAAGAAATGTACGAAATGACCGAGGTAGTGACTGCAATTTTACCAGAAGATAAGCCTCGTTATTTAATGGGAGTTGGAACTCCAATAAATATTTTAGAGAATATTGCGTTAGGTATTGATATGTTCGATTGTGTAATGCCAACTAGAAATGCCCGAAATGGTATGCTTTTTACAGCACACGGAACCATAAATATAAAAAATAAAAAATGGGAAGATGATTTTTCTGCAATTGATGAGATGGGAATAACTTACGTTGATACGCTTTATTCAAAAGCCTATTTACGCCACTTATTTGTTGCAAAAGAATTATTAGGTAAACAAATAGCCTCTATACATAATTTAGGCTTTTATTTATGGTTGGTTCGTGAAGCAAGAAAGCATATATTAGCCGGAGATTTTACAGAATGGAAAAACCGTATGGTAAAACAAATGGATAAAAGATTGTAA
- the rluF gene encoding 23S rRNA pseudouridine(2604) synthase RluF, which yields MDNINKNSINLNKYISSTGICSRREAEKLIIDGKVTINGKPTQLGNRVFNGDIVKINGQPLKSKPKTLYIAYNKPVGIVCTTDSKERNNIVRAINHTERLFPIGRLDKPSQGLIFLTNDGDIVNKILRAGNNHQKEYIVTVNSPITSDFIQKMSNGIPILGTVTKKCAVEQLSKNSFKIILTQGLNRQIRRMCEYLDYKVTKLVRTRIMNVTLANLAEGSWRELTSEEMQQINKMVATSSKTEEASKNPTKKKNKSQNKRKFIPKNNPRFKPKSKKRRS from the coding sequence ATGGATAACATAAATAAAAACTCAATAAACTTAAATAAATACATTAGTAGTACTGGTATTTGTTCTAGAAGAGAAGCTGAAAAATTAATTATTGACGGAAAAGTTACCATAAACGGTAAACCAACTCAATTAGGCAATCGTGTGTTTAATGGAGATATTGTTAAAATTAACGGGCAACCTTTAAAATCAAAACCAAAAACACTTTATATTGCCTACAACAAACCCGTTGGTATTGTTTGTACTACCGATTCTAAAGAACGTAATAATATTGTTCGCGCAATAAATCATACAGAAAGACTTTTTCCTATCGGACGATTAGACAAACCTTCTCAAGGCTTAATTTTTTTAACCAATGATGGAGATATTGTAAATAAAATTCTTAGAGCAGGAAACAATCACCAAAAAGAATATATTGTAACTGTAAATTCACCAATTACGTCAGATTTTATTCAAAAAATGAGTAATGGAATTCCTATTTTAGGAACAGTTACTAAAAAATGTGCTGTTGAACAGCTATCAAAAAATAGCTTTAAAATTATTTTAACTCAAGGATTAAACAGGCAAATAAGGCGCATGTGCGAATATCTTGACTATAAAGTTACTAAACTAGTACGAACACGAATTATGAATGTTACTTTAGCTAATTTAGCTGAAGGAAGTTGGAGAGAACTAACTTCTGAAGAAATGCAACAAATTAATAAAATGGTTGCAACATCTTCAAAAACCGAAGAAGCATCTAAAAATCCAACTAAAAAGAAAAATAAATCTCAAAACAAACGAAAATTTATACCTAAAAATAACCCACGTTTTAAACCAAAAAGCAAAAAAAGAAGGTCTTAA
- a CDS encoding PLD nuclease N-terminal domain-containing protein — protein MNLIVNNFSIGLFFWQIIIIVSILLSFIDLIDILRNDFKGNNKLIWVLIVLFLNLIGVILYYRLGIKQKIQRNNTSL, from the coding sequence ATGAACTTAATCGTTAATAATTTCTCTATAGGACTATTCTTTTGGCAAATAATTATTATTGTATCTATACTCCTTTCTTTTATAGATTTAATAGACATTCTTCGAAATGATTTTAAAGGTAATAATAAGCTTATTTGGGTTTTAATTGTACTTTTTTTAAATTTAATAGGCGTTATTTTATATTATAGACTAGGTATTAAACAAAAAATTCAACGAAACAATACTTCATTATAA